In Thermomicrobiales bacterium, the following are encoded in one genomic region:
- the zwf gene encoding glucose-6-phosphate dehydrogenase translates to MSNLTQTISPQQDQLRSNPLREGLLIERTPAPAIMVIFGASGDLTRRKLIPALYNLALERLLPISFTVVGFARHDETDESFRSKMRDAVNEFSRRTPVDDAVWESFSQGLFYVKGDFTNADDYTGLADRLTTLDGQRGTLGNRMYYLATPPDFYDDIIEQVGQHNLNDGPDGSWQRIIVEKPFGHDLDSADHLNKVVNNVFDERDVFRIDHYLGKETVQNIIAFRFANGVWEPLWNRQYVDHVQITVAESIGIESRGGYYDETGALRDMMQNHLMQLLTMVAMEPPVALTADPVRDEKVKVLHAVRPIDPRHVEEFTVRGQYKSGYSDGEAVPGYRAEEKVDPHSLTETFVALKLFIDNWRWAGVPFYLRTGKRMPRRVSEIAIQFKRAPHLLFNADVAEELEPNVLALGIQPNEGIALTFGVKVPGPMMNLRSVHMGFEYGTAFNVQSPDAYERLLLDAMLGDGTLFTRRDEVAAAWNIMTQVRAGWERQTVDEIPTYEAGSWGPDEAGQLLKKDGRAWREP, encoded by the coding sequence ATGTCCAACCTGACGCAGACAATCTCTCCCCAGCAGGACCAGCTGCGGAGCAACCCACTCCGCGAGGGACTGCTGATTGAACGCACTCCTGCACCGGCGATCATGGTGATCTTCGGCGCGTCGGGCGATCTGACGCGCCGCAAGCTGATTCCGGCGCTCTACAACCTGGCGCTTGAGCGTCTGCTGCCGATCAGCTTCACCGTCGTCGGCTTCGCGCGCCACGACGAGACCGACGAGTCGTTTCGCTCCAAGATGCGTGACGCCGTCAACGAGTTCTCCCGCCGCACGCCGGTCGACGATGCCGTCTGGGAGTCCTTCAGCCAGGGTCTCTTTTACGTCAAGGGCGACTTCACCAACGCCGACGATTACACCGGTCTGGCAGACCGACTGACGACGCTCGACGGCCAGCGCGGCACGCTCGGCAACCGGATGTATTACCTGGCGACCCCGCCTGACTTCTACGATGACATCATCGAGCAGGTTGGTCAGCACAACCTGAACGACGGCCCGGATGGCTCGTGGCAACGGATCATCGTCGAGAAGCCGTTCGGCCACGATCTCGATTCCGCCGACCATCTCAACAAAGTCGTTAACAACGTCTTCGACGAACGCGATGTCTTCCGCATCGACCACTATCTCGGCAAAGAGACCGTTCAGAACATCATCGCATTCCGCTTTGCCAACGGCGTCTGGGAGCCGCTCTGGAACCGGCAGTACGTCGACCACGTCCAGATTACCGTCGCCGAGTCGATCGGCATCGAATCGCGCGGCGGCTATTACGACGAGACCGGCGCGCTGCGCGACATGATGCAGAACCATCTGATGCAGTTGCTGACGATGGTCGCGATGGAGCCACCGGTTGCGCTCACCGCCGACCCGGTCCGCGATGAGAAGGTCAAGGTTCTCCACGCCGTCCGGCCGATCGACCCGCGCCATGTCGAGGAATTCACCGTCCGTGGCCAGTACAAATCCGGCTACTCAGACGGCGAAGCGGTGCCCGGCTACCGCGCCGAGGAGAAGGTCGATCCACACTCGCTGACCGAGACCTTCGTCGCGCTCAAGCTGTTTATCGACAACTGGCGCTGGGCCGGTGTGCCGTTCTATCTGCGGACCGGCAAGCGCATGCCGCGACGAGTCAGCGAGATCGCGATCCAGTTCAAGCGCGCCCCACACCTGCTGTTCAACGCTGACGTAGCCGAGGAGCTGGAGCCGAATGTGCTGGCGCTCGGCATTCAGCCGAACGAAGGTATCGCCCTGACCTTTGGTGTCAAGGTCCCCGGGCCGATGATGAATCTGCGCTCAGTGCACATGGGCTTTGAGTACGGGACCGCGTTTAACGTCCAGTCTCCCGACGCTTACGAGCGGCTACTGCTGGATGCGATGCTCGGCGACGGCACACTCTTCACCCGGCGTGACGAGGTCGCCGCTGCCTGGAACATCATGACGCAGGTGCGTGCCGGCTGGGAACGGCAGACAGTCGACGAGATTCCCACCTACGAGGCCGGATCGTGGGGACCGGATGAAGCAGGCCAACTCCTGAAGAAGGACGGTCGTGCATGGCGGGAGCCGTAG